Proteins encoded by one window of Cyclobacteriaceae bacterium:
- a CDS encoding succinate dehydrogenase cytochrome b subunit, producing the protein MTWFTKFLSSSLGKKLLMALTGLFLILFLAVHLAGNLQLLKDDGGKSFNVYAEFMSTNPLIQTISKGNFAFIIIHAVYALILSVQNRKARGPVGYAQTSGKSSIWASRNMGILGTVILAFIIIHLKDFWAQMHFGSIPTVNYDGAEVRDLANIVNIWFAKGWYVALYVICMAAIGFHLWHGFSSAFQTLGLNHLKYNGVINFVGRAFAIIVPALFASIPLFMFFDISF; encoded by the coding sequence ATGACGTGGTTTACTAAATTTTTGTCGAGTTCACTTGGCAAAAAACTTCTCATGGCCCTGACGGGTCTTTTCCTCATTTTGTTTTTAGCAGTTCACCTGGCCGGCAACCTGCAGTTGCTGAAAGATGACGGAGGCAAATCGTTTAACGTGTACGCGGAATTCATGAGTACGAATCCGCTCATTCAAACAATTTCAAAAGGAAACTTCGCTTTCATCATCATCCATGCGGTCTATGCACTGATCTTGTCGGTACAAAACCGCAAGGCACGTGGACCGGTAGGCTATGCACAAACGTCTGGCAAATCGTCCATCTGGGCATCCAGAAACATGGGGATTTTAGGAACAGTAATTCTTGCTTTCATTATCATTCACTTGAAAGACTTTTGGGCACAAATGCATTTTGGCTCCATACCAACCGTGAATTATGATGGCGCTGAAGTACGCGACCTGGCCAATATTGTAAACATCTGGTTTGCTAAAGGCTGGTATGTTGCCTTGTACGTGATTTGTATGGCCGCAATTGGTTTCCATTTATGGCATGGTTTCTCCAGCGCATTTCAAACGCTTGGCTTAAACCATCTCAAATACAACGGTGTTATAAACTTCGTTGGACGGGCATTCGCAATCATCGTTCCTGCTTTGTTCGCGTCCATACCGTTATTTATGTTTTTTGACATTTCTTTTTAA
- a CDS encoding aminotransferase class IV codes for MYIYLNTDFVEADKAVVHVSDLAIQRGYGIFDFFRVMDNVPLFLEDYLDRFYASAATMRLDVALDREAFKSTLFELIKRNNLPMSGIKVILTGGYSPDGYQISKPNLIIQQTALKFPPDTVQPEGIKVITHEYVREIPNVKTINYITGIWTQKKMMEQGAADVLYHMRGEVSEFPRCNFFLVKQDGTVATPSQNILHGVTRKHVLELAKKKFTVKEEVVTVNDVHQAREAFLTSTTKRIIPIVQVDDTRIGDGKPGAVTLALLQDLISLEREERERTRLIKA; via the coding sequence ATGTATATCTACCTGAATACGGATTTTGTTGAAGCCGATAAGGCTGTGGTGCATGTGAGTGATCTGGCCATTCAGCGTGGCTATGGCATTTTTGATTTTTTCAGGGTGATGGATAATGTACCATTGTTCCTCGAAGATTACCTCGATCGGTTTTATGCATCGGCAGCAACCATGCGGTTGGATGTGGCACTTGATCGGGAAGCATTCAAGTCGACTTTGTTCGAATTGATCAAAAGAAATAACCTGCCCATGTCGGGCATAAAGGTTATTCTTACCGGAGGGTATTCACCCGATGGATACCAGATCAGCAAACCTAACCTGATCATTCAACAAACTGCGTTGAAGTTTCCGCCCGACACGGTTCAACCCGAGGGCATCAAAGTGATCACGCATGAATATGTACGTGAAATACCGAACGTAAAAACCATTAACTACATCACCGGCATCTGGACCCAAAAGAAGATGATGGAACAGGGTGCAGCCGATGTATTGTACCATATGCGCGGTGAAGTATCAGAATTTCCGCGCTGTAATTTTTTCTTGGTGAAACAAGACGGCACGGTGGCTACACCTTCACAAAATATCCTTCATGGGGTTACGCGCAAGCATGTATTGGAGTTGGCCAAAAAGAAATTTACAGTAAAGGAAGAAGTAGTTACTGTGAATGATGTGCATCAGGCGCGTGAAGCTTTCCTGACGAGCACAACCAAAAGGATTATCCCCATTGTTCAGGTAGATGATACCCGTATTGGTGACGGCAAACCCGGAGCGGTTACGCTTGCCCTGCTACAAGATCTGATTTCATTGGAACGCGAAGAGCGGGAGAGAACCAGGCTGATCAAGGCCTGA
- a CDS encoding Crp/Fnr family transcriptional regulator — protein MDTRGIISHISRYVKLSPEEEQFFASILIPVKLKQGEFAETAGEVTTTFIHVNSGCLMTYYTDPSGNDHVIQFSTSGWWTADLHSLTHNQPSIYSTRALADSEIFLLPKIRLEELVERYPVFERFFRIMFQNSLVTHQHRIVQAFSFTAEQRYEHFQQKYPQLEQFVPLKYIASYLGITPEFLSKIRRKRMEK, from the coding sequence ATGGATACGCGTGGCATTATTTCCCATATTTCGCGATACGTAAAACTCTCACCGGAGGAAGAACAGTTTTTTGCCTCCATTTTGATACCCGTAAAACTAAAGCAAGGCGAATTTGCGGAAACTGCAGGCGAAGTAACTACCACCTTCATCCATGTTAATTCCGGATGCCTGATGACGTATTACACCGATCCGTCCGGAAACGATCACGTTATCCAGTTTTCCACTTCGGGATGGTGGACAGCCGATTTGCATAGCCTGACCCACAATCAACCCTCTATTTATTCTACCCGCGCCCTGGCCGACAGTGAGATTTTTTTGCTTCCCAAAATACGTCTGGAAGAACTTGTTGAACGTTACCCTGTTTTTGAACGGTTCTTTCGCATCATGTTTCAAAATTCACTTGTTACGCACCAGCACCGCATTGTTCAGGCATTTTCGTTTACAGCCGAGCAGCGCTATGAACACTTTCAACAAAAGTATCCGCAATTGGAGCAGTTCGTTCCGCTCAAATATATCGCCTCCTACCTCGGCATTACACCTGAGTTTCTCAGCAAAATCCGCAGAAAACGGATGGAGAAGTGA
- the trxA gene encoding thioredoxin, translated as MGKTIELTDSTFDQTIKSDKPVLVDFWAEWCGPCKMIGPVVEELAGEYEGKAVVAKLNVDENPETAAKFGIRSIPTLLVFKGGQVVDKQVGAVPKSVLAQKLAAQVA; from the coding sequence ATGGGTAAAACTATAGAATTGACCGATTCAACTTTTGATCAAACCATTAAATCCGATAAACCCGTTTTAGTGGACTTTTGGGCCGAGTGGTGTGGCCCTTGTAAAATGATTGGCCCAGTTGTAGAAGAGCTTGCCGGTGAATACGAAGGCAAAGCGGTGGTAGCCAAACTTAACGTTGATGAAAATCCTGAAACTGCTGCCAAATTTGGCATCCGCTCCATCCCTACCTTATTGGTATTTAAAGGTGGCCAGGTTGTAGATAAACAAGTAGGTGCAGTGCCGAAATCCGTTTTAGCGCAAAAACTTGCTGCCCAGGTAGCTTAA
- a CDS encoding YceI family protein has protein sequence MSTATAVATKWNLDTTHTEVQFKVKHLVIATVTGFFKKFSGSVESETEDFDGAKVEFSLDVNSIDTNQADRDGHLKSADFFAAEQYPSVDFTGTLKKESGNDYKLDGALTIRGTTKAVVLDVEFGGTMVDPWGNTKAGFEINGKINRKDFGLNWNALTEAGGMVVSEDVKIHINAELAKAQ, from the coding sequence ATGTCAACAGCAACAGCAGTAGCAACGAAGTGGAACTTAGATACCACACACACCGAAGTTCAATTTAAAGTGAAGCATTTGGTAATCGCCACCGTAACCGGTTTCTTCAAAAAATTCAGCGGAAGCGTAGAAAGCGAAACCGAAGATTTTGATGGCGCAAAAGTAGAATTCAGCTTAGATGTAAACAGCATTGATACCAACCAGGCCGACCGTGATGGTCACCTGAAGTCAGCTGATTTCTTCGCAGCGGAGCAGTATCCTTCTGTCGACTTTACCGGAACATTGAAAAAAGAGTCGGGTAACGATTACAAATTAGATGGCGCGCTTACCATCCGTGGAACTACCAAAGCCGTAGTATTGGATGTAGAGTTTGGTGGAACCATGGTTGACCCTTGGGGCAACACCAAAGCCGGTTTCGAAATCAACGGCAAAATCAACCGCAAGGATTTCGGCTTAAACTGGAATGCGTTAACTGAAGCCGGTGGCATGGTGGTAAGTGAAGATGTGAAAATCCACATCAACGCAGAATTGGCAAAAGCACAATAA
- a CDS encoding carboxypeptidase, protein MKNLFTLFFVILVAASTFAQRVLEAESAVTSSATVTVKGKVIPYTATAGTQPVWNAEGKPIASLFYTYYERSDIKDKASRPLVFSYNGGPGSASVWMHVAYTGPRVLEIDKEGYPVQPYGVKENPHSILDVADIVYIDPVNTGYSRILDKDAKREEFFGVNADIKYLAEWMTTFVSRKNRWLSPKYLIGESYGTTRVSGLALELQNAQWMYLNGVILVSPTELGINRGDQIEAANRLPYFTAAAWYHKALPPDLQKRDLTDLLPEVEEYTINEVIPAIARGGWLDNAKRKLIASKMASYSGLDAEVFLQHNLDVPTAYFWKELLRDKGYTVGRLDSRYLGIDRKDAGERPDYNSELTSWLHSFAPAINYYLREVLKYKTDVKYNMFGPVHPWDRNNDNTGVNLRQAMAANPYLNVMFQCGYFDGATTYFEAKYTMWQLDPSGKLKDRFRFEGYRSGHMMYLREEDLATSNEHIRDFILKSTPKKGEPAKY, encoded by the coding sequence ATGAAAAACCTGTTTACGCTATTCTTTGTAATTCTTGTTGCCGCTTCAACCTTTGCCCAACGTGTGCTGGAAGCTGAATCGGCTGTTACTTCTTCTGCCACGGTTACCGTAAAAGGAAAAGTAATTCCCTACACCGCAACAGCCGGAACGCAACCGGTTTGGAATGCCGAAGGAAAACCAATCGCCTCGTTGTTTTATACCTACTACGAACGCAGTGATATTAAAGACAAAGCTTCCCGTCCGCTTGTTTTTTCCTACAACGGTGGCCCCGGATCGGCTTCTGTTTGGATGCATGTGGCCTATACCGGTCCGCGTGTGTTGGAAATCGACAAGGAAGGGTACCCGGTACAACCCTATGGCGTAAAGGAAAATCCACACAGCATATTGGATGTGGCCGATATTGTGTACATCGATCCGGTTAATACCGGCTATTCCCGCATTCTGGATAAGGATGCCAAGCGTGAAGAATTTTTTGGCGTGAATGCCGACATCAAATACTTAGCGGAATGGATGACCACGTTTGTGTCCAGAAAAAATCGGTGGCTGTCACCCAAGTATTTAATTGGAGAAAGTTATGGGACCACACGCGTTTCCGGTCTTGCGCTTGAATTGCAAAATGCACAGTGGATGTATCTGAATGGCGTGATCCTTGTATCGCCAACGGAGTTAGGCATTAACCGTGGCGATCAGATTGAAGCTGCCAACCGCTTGCCCTACTTCACCGCAGCTGCGTGGTATCACAAGGCGCTTCCTCCGGATTTACAAAAACGCGACCTCACCGATCTGTTGCCAGAGGTAGAAGAGTACACCATTAATGAAGTGATTCCGGCTATTGCGCGTGGCGGTTGGCTCGACAATGCCAAACGAAAACTCATTGCCTCCAAAATGGCTTCCTATTCGGGTTTGGATGCCGAAGTTTTTCTACAACATAACCTGGATGTTCCTACTGCTTATTTCTGGAAAGAATTGTTGCGCGACAAAGGCTATACTGTGGGCAGACTTGACTCACGTTATTTAGGTATCGATCGCAAAGATGCCGGTGAACGCCCGGATTACAACTCAGAGTTAACTTCATGGTTGCACTCCTTCGCGCCTGCTATCAATTATTATCTGCGCGAAGTATTGAAATACAAAACCGATGTGAAGTACAACATGTTTGGTCCGGTGCACCCGTGGGACAGAAACAACGACAACACCGGTGTTAACCTTCGTCAGGCCATGGCAGCCAACCCGTATTTGAATGTAATGTTTCAATGTGGCTATTTCGATGGCGCCACCACCTACTTTGAAGCGAAATACACCATGTGGCAACTTGACCCGAGCGGAAAATTAAAAGATCGTTTTCGGTTTGAAGGCTACCGCAGCGGACACATGATGTACCTACGCGAAGAAGACCTGGCCACCTCCAATGAACACATCCGCGATTTCATTTTGAAGTCGACACCGAAGAAGGGAGAGCCAGCGAAATACTGA
- the dnaE gene encoding DNA polymerase III subunit alpha: MYLIFDTETTGVPHNKTAPLTDLDNWPRLVQLAWQLHDRHGKLLTQQNFIIKPDGFNIPYKAEQIHGISTQRALEDGHDLKTVLDAFLADLERTELLVGHNIEFDINIIGAELIRKQIAPEKFLGTRKVDTGLASIEFCQLSGGIGGKLKMPRLIELHEKLFGKDFGDAHDAAYDVAATARCYFGLLQKKVVKPIDDISLTDIQYEEPKLDEANFAKRKRKKDAGYSLDDDQSATIEAPFCHLHVHSQYSVLQATPEIKALITKAKALNMPAVALTDLGNMYGAFKFVREALAHEIKPIVGCEFYLADERKKLKFTKDNPDKRYNQVLIAKNKNGYQHLAMLSSLGFTEGLYGIYPRIDKELVSQYKQDLIATTGTLSSEIPHLILHVGERQAEDAFVWWHKQFGDDFYIELNRHGLPEEDHVNEVLLGFAKKYNVKYFAANEVYYIDKEESNAHDVLLCIKEGEFKATPIGEGRGFRYGLPNNEFYFKSQDEMKSIFRDLPEAIETISEIVDKVEAYSLERQVALPKFDIPKEFKTEDEYLKHLTFEGAKKKYGELSTEIKERLEFELETIRKTGYPGYFLIVQDFTSKAREMGVSVGPGRGSAAGSAVAYCIGITNVDPIKYDLLFERFLNPDRVSLPDIDIDFDDEGRDKVLKYVIDKYGKAQVAQIITYGTMAAKSSIRDCARVMQLPLPDANFLAKMVPERPGTTLDAAFKEVKELSDIKGGTDLKADVLKQAIILEGSVRNTGTHACGVIITPDELTKFVPVATAKDSDMLVTQFDNSVVEGAGLLKMDFLGLTTLSIINTALKNIKKSKGVEIDIDAVPLDDEKTYQLFQRGETTGTFQFESPGMQKYLRQLKPDKFEDLIAMNALYRPGPMEYIPTFINRKHGREPIKYDLPEMEEFLAETYGITVYQEQVMLLSQKLANFSKGDADVLRKAMGKKQKSVLDKMKDKFIEGCKTNGHAQEICEKIWVDWEAFAQYAFNKSHSTCYSLVAYHTAYLKANYPAEYMSAVLTHSQSNLDKVTFFIEECRNLGIQVLGPHINESGVYFEVNKQGEIRFGLGAIKGAGDAAVEAIIHERDAHGAFQDIFDFAKRVNQRSVNKKTFECLALSGAFDCFDGVHRRQYVYAKDGDASLIEKAVKYAAKTQLDEQSSQVSLFGGSTGTVMPKPKIEAVEPFSEIEKLNLEKEVVGIYISGHPLDNFRFEMDAFCNTLCNQLLDIENMIGRETKICGIVTAVEHRTTKTGRPFGKFTIEDYSGNFTFTLFGEDYMKYKNYMSQGWFLFIEGNIQRNNWGRMDVEFRIRGIELLNELVQKRLQGLALRLPIHGITKEAVDAIENQCKKNPGQAAFQLFIKDDQQALQVELLARHYRLTVTNALVQDFKKYGEIGVITDKVQVRWLSDQPLEDKLIDLEEDGTNSPTFVLDSAELINQ; encoded by the coding sequence ATGTACCTGATTTTTGACACGGAAACCACCGGGGTTCCGCACAATAAAACCGCGCCCTTAACGGATCTGGACAACTGGCCCCGGTTGGTACAATTAGCCTGGCAATTGCACGACCGGCATGGAAAACTGCTGACCCAGCAGAATTTCATTATCAAACCGGATGGTTTCAACATCCCCTATAAAGCTGAACAGATTCACGGCATTTCGACTCAGCGTGCCCTGGAAGACGGCCATGATTTGAAAACTGTTTTGGATGCATTTTTAGCCGACCTTGAACGCACAGAACTGCTGGTTGGTCATAACATCGAATTTGACATCAACATCATAGGAGCGGAACTCATCCGCAAGCAAATTGCTCCGGAAAAATTTCTTGGCACTCGAAAAGTCGATACGGGTTTAGCCTCCATTGAATTTTGTCAGCTGAGCGGAGGCATTGGCGGAAAGCTGAAGATGCCCCGCCTGATTGAATTGCATGAAAAACTTTTCGGGAAAGATTTTGGCGATGCGCACGATGCTGCATACGATGTGGCCGCCACTGCGCGCTGTTACTTCGGATTGCTTCAGAAAAAAGTAGTCAAGCCGATAGACGATATTTCTCTGACTGACATCCAGTATGAAGAACCCAAACTGGATGAAGCCAATTTTGCCAAACGCAAGCGCAAGAAAGATGCAGGCTATTCATTAGATGACGATCAATCGGCAACCATTGAGGCACCCTTCTGCCACCTGCATGTTCACTCGCAATATTCTGTACTTCAGGCTACTCCTGAAATCAAAGCGCTGATCACCAAAGCCAAAGCGTTAAACATGCCAGCTGTTGCACTTACCGACCTCGGCAACATGTATGGTGCTTTTAAGTTTGTGCGCGAAGCATTGGCCCACGAAATAAAACCAATTGTTGGATGCGAGTTTTATTTAGCTGATGAACGCAAGAAGCTGAAGTTTACCAAAGACAATCCTGACAAGCGTTATAACCAGGTATTGATTGCCAAAAACAAAAACGGATATCAGCATCTGGCCATGCTCAGCTCACTGGGCTTTACGGAGGGGCTCTACGGAATTTATCCCCGCATTGATAAAGAACTGGTATCGCAATACAAGCAAGACCTCATTGCAACAACCGGAACGTTGTCGAGTGAAATTCCACATTTAATATTGCATGTAGGTGAGCGCCAGGCTGAAGATGCATTTGTCTGGTGGCACAAACAATTTGGTGATGATTTTTACATTGAGCTTAACCGGCACGGGTTGCCCGAAGAAGATCATGTAAACGAAGTGTTGCTTGGCTTCGCCAAAAAATACAACGTCAAGTATTTCGCGGCCAACGAAGTTTACTACATCGACAAAGAAGAATCAAATGCACACGATGTACTGTTGTGTATTAAAGAAGGAGAATTTAAAGCCACGCCTATTGGAGAAGGAAGAGGATTTCGGTACGGCTTACCCAACAATGAATTTTATTTCAAATCGCAGGATGAAATGAAATCCATTTTCCGCGATCTGCCTGAAGCCATTGAAACCATCAGCGAAATCGTAGATAAAGTTGAAGCTTACAGTCTTGAGCGCCAGGTGGCGCTTCCCAAGTTTGATATTCCAAAAGAATTTAAAACAGAAGATGAATACCTGAAGCACCTCACGTTTGAAGGGGCGAAAAAGAAATACGGTGAACTTTCCACAGAAATAAAAGAGCGTCTTGAATTTGAGTTGGAAACCATTCGCAAAACAGGTTACCCCGGGTATTTCTTGATTGTTCAGGACTTCACATCCAAGGCACGCGAAATGGGTGTTTCTGTGGGGCCTGGTCGTGGTTCAGCGGCAGGTTCGGCCGTAGCGTATTGCATTGGCATTACCAATGTCGATCCCATCAAATACGATTTGCTGTTTGAGCGTTTTCTGAATCCCGATCGTGTGTCACTACCCGATATTGATATCGACTTTGATGATGAAGGTCGCGATAAGGTGTTGAAGTATGTAATCGACAAGTATGGTAAAGCCCAGGTTGCACAAATCATTACGTATGGCACCATGGCGGCCAAGTCTTCCATTCGCGATTGCGCACGCGTGATGCAACTGCCCCTACCGGATGCAAACTTTTTAGCCAAGATGGTTCCGGAACGCCCGGGTACTACACTTGATGCTGCGTTCAAAGAGGTAAAGGAACTCTCCGATATTAAAGGCGGAACCGATCTGAAAGCCGATGTACTCAAGCAAGCCATTATATTGGAAGGCTCCGTTCGCAACACGGGTACGCATGCATGCGGGGTAATCATTACTCCGGATGAACTGACCAAATTTGTTCCGGTGGCCACGGCCAAAGACTCGGACATGTTGGTTACGCAGTTCGACAACAGTGTGGTGGAAGGTGCCGGTTTGTTGAAGATGGATTTTCTTGGCCTGACTACACTCTCCATTATTAATACGGCTCTTAAAAACATCAAAAAAAGTAAGGGCGTTGAAATTGATATTGATGCCGTTCCGCTGGATGATGAAAAGACCTATCAGCTTTTTCAACGCGGTGAAACCACCGGCACGTTTCAGTTTGAAAGTCCGGGTATGCAGAAATACCTGCGCCAACTCAAACCCGATAAATTTGAAGACCTGATTGCGATGAACGCCCTGTACCGTCCGGGGCCGATGGAATATATTCCAACATTTATCAATCGTAAACATGGCCGTGAGCCAATCAAATACGATTTGCCGGAGATGGAAGAATTTCTGGCAGAAACCTATGGCATTACCGTTTACCAGGAGCAGGTAATGTTGCTTTCGCAGAAGCTGGCCAACTTCAGCAAAGGCGATGCGGATGTGTTGCGTAAAGCGATGGGTAAAAAGCAGAAGAGTGTGCTGGACAAGATGAAAGACAAATTCATCGAAGGCTGTAAGACAAACGGCCATGCACAAGAAATCTGTGAGAAAATCTGGGTTGATTGGGAAGCTTTTGCACAATACGCATTCAACAAATCGCACTCCACCTGTTATTCGTTGGTTGCCTATCATACCGCATACCTCAAAGCAAACTATCCGGCTGAATACATGTCGGCTGTGTTGACTCATTCGCAGAGCAACCTCGATAAGGTTACCTTCTTCATTGAAGAGTGTAGAAACCTGGGCATACAGGTATTGGGTCCGCATATAAATGAATCAGGGGTTTACTTTGAAGTGAACAAGCAAGGTGAAATCCGTTTTGGATTGGGTGCTATTAAAGGTGCGGGTGATGCAGCTGTAGAAGCCATCATTCACGAGCGCGATGCGCATGGAGCGTTTCAGGATATTTTTGATTTTGCCAAACGGGTTAATCAACGCTCGGTAAACAAAAAAACATTTGAGTGCCTGGCCTTATCCGGTGCGTTCGATTGTTTTGATGGCGTACACCGCAGACAATACGTGTATGCAAAAGATGGCGATGCCAGCCTGATTGAAAAGGCAGTGAAGTATGCTGCCAAAACGCAACTCGATGAACAAAGTTCGCAAGTAAGTTTATTCGGTGGTTCAACCGGTACCGTCATGCCGAAACCAAAAATTGAAGCAGTTGAACCATTCAGTGAAATTGAAAAACTGAATCTGGAAAAAGAAGTGGTGGGCATTTACATCTCCGGCCACCCGCTTGATAATTTCCGGTTTGAGATGGATGCATTCTGTAACACGCTTTGCAACCAATTGCTCGACATCGAAAATATGATTGGTCGCGAAACAAAAATTTGCGGCATTGTTACGGCTGTGGAACATCGCACCACCAAAACCGGAAGACCGTTTGGCAAGTTTACCATTGAAGATTACAGCGGCAACTTCACTTTCACCCTGTTTGGTGAAGATTACATGAAGTATAAAAACTACATGTCGCAAGGGTGGTTTTTGTTTATTGAAGGAAACATTCAACGCAACAACTGGGGGCGTATGGATGTGGAGTTCCGCATCCGTGGGATTGAGTTACTGAACGAACTTGTACAAAAACGACTTCAAGGTCTTGCGTTGCGGTTGCCGATACACGGCATCACCAAAGAAGCCGTTGATGCCATTGAAAATCAGTGTAAGAAAAACCCGGGGCAAGCTGCGTTTCAACTCTTTATTAAGGATGATCAGCAAGCCCTACAGGTAGAACTGCTGGCACGCCATTACCGGTTAACGGTAACCAATGCCCTTGTACAGGATTTTAAAAAGTATGGCGAAATCGGGGTAATTACCGACAAGGTTCAGGTGCGTTGGCTCAGCGATCAGCCACTTGAAGATAAGCTCATCGATTTGGAGGAGGATGGAACAAATTCCCCTACCTTTGTGTTGGATTCAGCAGAACTAATAAACCAATAA
- a CDS encoding P1 family peptidase yields MRAGFLFFFVTLCTFSLWSQHRSRDLGIKIGVLPVGAFNSITDVPGVKVGHTTIMEGSSIRTGVTAILPHDGNMFQEKVPAAIFVGNGFGKLAGSTQVMELGNLETPIILTNTLGVSTGMDAVIEYTLNLLGNENVQSVNAVVGETNDGYLNDIRGRHVKKEHVLEAIQKASSGSVKEGNVGAGTGTVCFGWKGGIGTASRVLPKATGGYTVGVLVQTNFGGVLQIDGAPIGEELKQYFLRGQLENADGSCMMIVATDAPLDARNLERLAQRAMMGLAKTGGIASNGSGDYVIAFSTNAGIRVMHDKNERTDSASFLRNDVVSPLFLAVIEATEEAIINSLFAAETMTGKDGRKIKALPREEVIKILKKYNVIKK; encoded by the coding sequence ATGCGTGCTGGGTTTTTGTTCTTTTTTGTTACGCTATGTACCTTCTCATTGTGGAGCCAACATCGTTCCCGCGATCTGGGAATTAAAATTGGTGTGTTGCCGGTTGGCGCGTTCAACAGCATTACGGATGTTCCGGGGGTGAAGGTTGGACACACAACTATAATGGAAGGTTCTTCCATACGCACCGGTGTAACCGCCATTCTTCCGCATGATGGAAATATGTTTCAGGAAAAAGTACCGGCTGCCATTTTTGTCGGCAATGGTTTTGGTAAACTGGCCGGCAGCACGCAGGTGATGGAATTGGGCAACCTCGAAACGCCAATTATACTTACCAATACTTTAGGTGTATCTACCGGTATGGATGCTGTGATAGAATATACCCTGAACTTACTTGGAAATGAAAACGTGCAATCGGTGAATGCCGTGGTGGGTGAAACAAATGATGGCTACCTGAATGACATCCGCGGTCGCCATGTAAAGAAGGAGCATGTGCTGGAGGCTATTCAAAAAGCATCTTCGGGATCGGTGAAGGAAGGAAATGTTGGCGCTGGAACAGGTACTGTTTGCTTCGGTTGGAAAGGTGGCATTGGAACAGCTTCGCGGGTACTGCCAAAAGCTACGGGCGGATATACGGTTGGTGTGTTGGTGCAAACCAATTTTGGTGGCGTATTGCAAATTGATGGCGCACCCATAGGCGAGGAGTTGAAACAGTATTTCTTGCGCGGCCAACTCGAAAATGCAGATGGTTCTTGCATGATGATAGTGGCTACCGATGCCCCACTGGATGCCCGCAATTTGGAACGTTTGGCACAACGCGCCATGATGGGCCTGGCCAAAACGGGGGGTATTGCTTCCAATGGAAGCGGGGATTACGTCATAGCCTTTTCAACGAATGCCGGCATACGTGTCATGCATGATAAAAATGAACGAACAGATTCTGCCTCTTTTCTTCGTAATGATGTGGTGTCTCCTTTATTTTTGGCGGTTATTGAGGCGACCGAAGAGGCTATTATCAACTCACTTTTTGCAGCCGAAACAATGACCGGTAAAGACGGACGAAAGATTAAGGCATTGCCGAGAGAAGAAGTGATTAAGATTTTGAAGAAGTATAATGTGATTAAGAAGTAA
- a CDS encoding YkgJ family cysteine cluster protein, which yields MDLTAFNDKAQRLAKENKKFLTGLKKKDPRKVDEVFHQLHEEVFEEVDCLTCANCCKTTSPIFYQTDIERVAKALRMKLGDFVEQYLQLDEDNDYVLKSSPCPFLDEDNYCKVYDSRPKACREYPHTDRKKMVQIMELTYKNTLVCPAVLEMVERLKQVKI from the coding sequence ATGGATTTAACCGCCTTTAACGATAAAGCTCAACGCCTGGCAAAGGAAAATAAAAAATTCCTTACAGGATTAAAGAAAAAAGATCCACGAAAAGTGGATGAAGTCTTTCATCAGCTTCATGAAGAAGTTTTTGAAGAAGTCGATTGCCTGACCTGCGCAAATTGCTGCAAAACCACCAGCCCGATTTTTTATCAAACCGATATTGAACGTGTGGCCAAAGCGTTGCGCATGAAGCTCGGTGATTTTGTGGAGCAGTATTTACAACTCGATGAAGACAACGATTATGTGTTGAAATCTTCGCCCTGTCCGTTTTTAGATGAGGATAATTATTGCAAGGTTTATGACAGTCGTCCGAAAGCCTGCCGCGAATACCCGCATACCGATCGCAAGAAGATGGTGCAGATCATGGAACTGACCTATAAGAACACATTGGTTTGCCCGGCTGTGCTGGAGATGGTGGAGCGGTTGAAACAGGTTAAGATTTAG
- a CDS encoding four helix bundle protein, with the protein MNKSELKSRTKKFALRIIKLVDELPNTKAGHTIGNQIIRSGTSIAANYRAACRARSSAEFISKLAIVEEESDETLFWLELIVESNLVKEEHLKELIKEADELTAIFTAAGKTAKANKNLKSSIKSPKS; encoded by the coding sequence ATGAATAAATCTGAGTTAAAAAGCAGAACAAAAAAGTTTGCGCTAAGAATAATCAAGCTTGTTGATGAATTGCCAAATACCAAGGCAGGCCATACAATTGGCAACCAAATTATTCGTTCGGGCACATCCATTGCGGCAAATTACCGCGCGGCCTGCAGAGCAAGAAGTTCAGCAGAATTCATCTCTAAACTTGCCATTGTTGAGGAGGAGTCTGACGAAACCCTTTTTTGGTTGGAACTAATTGTTGAATCGAATTTGGTAAAAGAGGAGCATCTGAAAGAATTGATCAAGGAGGCTGACGAATTAACTGCCATTTTCACAGCAGCCGGAAAAACAGCAAAAGCAAACAAAAATCTGAAATCCTCAATCAAAAGTCCCAAATCCTAA